A window of Patagioenas fasciata isolate bPatFas1 chromosome 5, bPatFas1.hap1, whole genome shotgun sequence contains these coding sequences:
- the LIN7C gene encoding protein lin-7 homolog C, producing the protein MAALGEPVRLERDICRAIELLEKLQRSGEVPPQKLQALQRVLQSEFCNAVREVYEHVYETVDISSSPEVRANATAKATVAAFAASEGHSHPRVVELPKTEEGLGFNIMGGKEQNSPIYISRIIPGGIADRHGGLKRGDQLLSVNGVSVEGEHHEKAVELLKAAQGKVKLVVRYTPKVLEEMESRFEKMRSAKRRQQN; encoded by the exons ATGGCGGCGCTGGGGGAGCCGGTGCGGCTGGAGCGAG ACATCTGCAGAGCAATTGAGTTGCTGGAAAAACTGCAGAGAAGTGGAGAAGTGCCACCACAAAAGCTACAGGCTTTGCAAAGGGTCCTTCAAAGTGAATTCTGTAATGCTGTAAGGGAG GTCTATGAACATGTATATGAAACTGTGGATATCAGCAGTAGCCCAGAAGTCAGAGCTAATGCAACAGCAAAg GCCACTGTAGCTGCGTTTGCTGCTAGCGAAGGTCATTCCCACCCCAGAGTGGTTGAACTACCCAAAACCGAAGAAGGTCTTGGATTCAACATTATGGGAGGCAAAGAACAAAATTCTCCAATCTATATCTCTCGAATTATCCCTGGTGGTATAGCTGACAGACATGGAGGCCTGAAACGTGGAGACCAGCTGCTTTCTGTCAACGGAGTG AGTGTTGAAGGTGAACACCACGAAAAAGCAGTGGAACTGCTGAAGGCAGCACAAGGAAAGGTGAAATTAGTTGTGCGATACACGCCGAAGGTCCTGGAAGAAATGGAGTCAAGATTTGAAAAAATGAGATCAGCAAAACGCAGGCAGCAAAATTAA